From Rubrivirga sp. SAORIC476, a single genomic window includes:
- a CDS encoding STING domain-containing protein produces the protein MAADWSADRRLDILVLGPMGEDERGPTSTLPIRDALVALLAEDEARALLDERAIVSTNVRVPEGQSQAEIVENVLSLLDTADLVVFNLTPKESNPDRANVFYELGLVHALGIPSMAVVLDGAAVPFYAWTMSQSRVPDFDVATLADALRAPLRDFLRREVSFVNDRVSQFYRNVPIVNISAAVGLAAGYYFNFLARLITEGGFLGHYPNAYRHVVYVRPSSLETTYQADQERLRRALGEEGLTLEKGSLDAVPSDNKGPLWYDHVGDIVVDIPRAIYPLRRSPRLLSFLARRPSSAAQTEAYEQRLQQIGESLLSDVENALRYQVREDGPRVRSEILHYTTIAEAPALVQELLAG, from the coding sequence ATGGCTGCCGACTGGTCCGCCGACCGCCGCCTCGACATTCTCGTCCTCGGCCCTATGGGGGAGGACGAGCGCGGGCCGACCTCCACGCTCCCGATCCGCGACGCGCTGGTCGCGCTGCTGGCCGAGGACGAGGCCCGAGCCCTGCTCGACGAGCGCGCCATCGTCAGCACGAACGTCAGGGTGCCCGAGGGCCAGAGCCAGGCCGAGATCGTCGAGAACGTGCTCAGCCTGCTCGACACGGCCGATCTGGTGGTGTTCAACCTGACGCCGAAGGAGAGCAACCCGGACCGCGCCAACGTCTTCTACGAGCTGGGGCTGGTCCACGCGCTGGGGATCCCGTCGATGGCGGTCGTGCTGGACGGCGCGGCGGTGCCGTTCTACGCCTGGACGATGAGCCAGAGCCGCGTGCCCGACTTCGATGTCGCGACGCTGGCCGACGCCCTCCGGGCTCCGCTCCGGGACTTTCTCCGGCGCGAGGTCTCGTTCGTCAACGACCGGGTGTCGCAGTTCTACCGCAACGTGCCCATCGTCAACATCTCGGCGGCGGTGGGGCTGGCGGCGGGCTACTACTTCAACTTCCTCGCGCGGCTCATCACCGAGGGCGGCTTTCTTGGGCACTACCCGAATGCGTACCGCCACGTCGTGTACGTCCGCCCGTCGTCACTGGAGACAACCTACCAGGCCGATCAGGAGCGGCTGCGCCGAGCGCTCGGGGAGGAGGGGCTGACGCTGGAAAAGGGGAGTCTCGACGCCGTTCCGAGCGACAACAAGGGACCGCTCTGGTACGACCACGTGGGGGACATCGTGGTGGACATCCCGCGCGCCATCTACCCGCTCCGGCGGTCGCCCCGGCTGCTGTCGTTTCTGGCGCGACGGCCGAGCAGCGCCGCTCAGACGGAGGCGTACGAGCAGCGGCTCCAGCAGATCGGCGAGAGCCTGCTCTCGGACGTGGAGAACGCGCTCCGGTATCAGGTGCGGGAGGACGGCCCCCGCGTGCGCAGTGAGATCCTGCACTACACCACCATCGCGGAGGCGCCTGCGCTCGTGCAGGAGCTTCTGGCCGGGTAG